The proteins below are encoded in one region of Nakamurella flava:
- the mshC gene encoding cysteine--1-D-myo-inosityl 2-amino-2-deoxy-alpha-D-glucopyranoside ligase, which produces MQSWNPPAIPSVPGPGPQLWLYDSSSEMVRPTTPGETATLYVCGITPYDATHLGHAATYLSFDLVQRVWLDAGRQVHYVQNVTDIDDPLLERAERDGVDWRDLAAEQIQLFRDDMEWLRIIPPRDYIGAVEAMDEISAAVADLMEKGAGYRVPDDDHPDIYFDLRYSPRFGYVSHYDSDTMLALSRERGGDPDREGKYDRLDPLLWRTARDGEPSWESPLGAGRPGWHVECAVIAGNRLGWSIDVQGGGSDLIFPHHECSAAHSETLSGEGPFAKHYTQAGMIGLDGEKMSKSRGNLVFASKLRAAGVDPMAVRLALLTGHYRQDREWTDDALEQATIRLGVWRKAADRRGFDTTPLLQAMRSALADDLDTPTVVARLDAWAIDDSLEGSVVADAVDALLGIDLRSS; this is translated from the coding sequence GTGCAGTCCTGGAACCCGCCCGCCATCCCGTCCGTGCCCGGCCCCGGACCGCAGCTGTGGTTGTACGACTCGTCCAGCGAAATGGTCCGCCCGACCACGCCGGGGGAGACCGCCACCCTCTACGTCTGCGGCATCACCCCCTATGACGCCACCCACCTCGGCCACGCGGCGACGTACCTGTCGTTCGACCTGGTACAGCGGGTGTGGTTGGACGCCGGGCGCCAGGTGCACTACGTGCAGAACGTCACCGACATCGACGATCCGCTGCTGGAGCGGGCCGAGCGGGACGGCGTCGACTGGCGGGACCTCGCGGCCGAGCAGATCCAGCTCTTCCGCGACGACATGGAATGGCTGCGCATCATCCCGCCGCGCGACTACATCGGCGCCGTCGAGGCCATGGACGAGATCAGCGCGGCCGTGGCCGACCTGATGGAGAAGGGCGCCGGCTACCGGGTGCCCGACGACGACCACCCGGACATCTACTTCGACCTCCGCTATTCGCCGCGGTTCGGCTACGTCTCGCACTACGACAGCGACACCATGTTGGCGTTGTCCCGGGAACGCGGTGGCGACCCCGATCGCGAGGGCAAGTACGACCGGCTCGATCCGCTGCTGTGGCGGACCGCCCGGGACGGCGAACCCTCCTGGGAGTCCCCGCTGGGGGCCGGCCGCCCGGGCTGGCACGTCGAATGCGCGGTGATCGCCGGCAACCGACTGGGTTGGTCGATCGACGTGCAGGGCGGCGGCAGCGACCTGATCTTCCCGCACCACGAATGTTCCGCCGCGCACAGTGAGACCCTCTCGGGGGAGGGACCTTTCGCCAAGCACTACACGCAGGCCGGCATGATCGGGCTGGACGGCGAGAAGATGTCTAAATCCCGCGGCAACCTGGTGTTCGCCTCCAAGCTGCGGGCAGCCGGCGTCGATCCGATGGCCGTGCGGCTGGCCCTGCTCACCGGGCACTACCGGCAGGACCGCGAGTGGACCGACGACGCGCTGGAGCAGGCGACCATCCGGCTGGGCGTGTGGCGCAAGGCCGCCGATCGCCGTGGCTTCGACACCACGCCGCTGCTGCAGGCCATGCGGTCCGCCCTCGCCGACGACCTCGACACCCCCACGGTGGTGGCCCGTCTCGACGCCTGGGCGATCGACGACTCCTTGGAGGGGTCCGTCGTCGCCGATGCCGTGGACGCTCTGCTGGGGATCGACCTGCGCTCCTCCTGA